A window from Montipora capricornis isolate CH-2021 chromosome 7, ASM3666992v2, whole genome shotgun sequence encodes these proteins:
- the LOC138055624 gene encoding uncharacterized protein gives MNRAGRGNYQQLLSTRLYACQKTHTDTTGEVMCRLCNKAPESVAHVLAGCTAIAQNKYTTRHNAALKILFFEILQDLGLVDSVSPWYSPLKPKPVYESNNAQAFWDVPLLAEHQEVRANRVDARIINHVSKRVITLEMSCPWVTNREKKKEEKTTKYGPLRWELKQNYQGYKVKQYNIIMDVLGGWSRDLEDDLNELVESKSKGVLHNMQKAVISGTLNISRTFNV, from the exons ATGAACAGAGCTGGCAGGGGAAACTACCAGCAGTTACTATCTACGAGGTTGTATGCCTGCCAGAAAACGCACACGGACACGACGGGCGAGGTGATGTGCAGGCTATGTAATAAAGCTCCTGAAAGTGTCGCCCATGTCCTGGCTGGTTGTACCGCCATTGCACAGAACAAGTACACTACCCGACATAATGCAGCCCTGAAGATCCTTTTCTTCGAGATTTTGCAAGACTTGGGCCTTGTAGACTCAGTGTCACCTTGGTACTCGCCACTGAAACCGAAACCTGTGTACGAGTCCAACAACGCGCAAGCATTCTGGGATGTCCCTCTATTGGCGGAGCACCAAGAAGTTAGAGCCAACAGAGTGGATGCACGCATTATCAACCACGTGTCAAAACGAGTCATCACGCTGGAGATGAGTTGCCCATGGGTTACAAATCGGGAGAAAAAGAAGGAGGAGAAAACTACAAAATACGGACCGCTTCGCTGGGAATTAAAGCAGAACTACCAAGGATACAAAGTGAAACAATATAATATCATAATGGACGTATTAGGGGGATGGTCCCGGGACTTAGAAGACGACTTGAACGAATTGGTCGAAAGTAAGAGTAAGGGAGTTCTTCATAATATGCAGAAGGCTGTAATCTCGGGAA CCTTAAACATCTCTCGGACGTTTAACGTATGA